The following are encoded in a window of Phragmites australis chromosome 22, lpPhrAust1.1, whole genome shotgun sequence genomic DNA:
- the LOC133904326 gene encoding pentatricopeptide repeat-containing protein At5g04780, mitochondrial-like, which yields MGIWFNHHVINQSTKSLTVVCSGFYFAARSFCNKLNHRIALKDKRLVRFDRNSSDVFALHELLQQCSKRTSLLVGKVCHCLAIHFGLVTDTIMCNILINLYTKCGQNGCARHVFDAMPVRSVVSWNTMIAGYTRNGEDVQALKLFSMMHREGTQMSEFTLSSTLCACAAKYATIECKQLHTIAIKLALDSNSFVGTAVLDVYAKCNMIKDAYWVFEKMPEKTAVTWSSLFAGLVQNGLHEEALRLLQSSQRKGIQLTEFTLSAMLSTCASLALIIEGTQLHAVNVKYGFHGNFFVASSLVDVYARCGQIEKAYAVFADMEHKNVVLWNAMIASFTRHGHSWEVMILFEKMQQVGIFPNEVTYLSMLSACSHAGLVEEARRYFSLLISDQTVEPNALHYSCMIDVLGRCGNTDEAWELIQQMPFEPTISMWGSLLGSCRKYRHVRLARIAAEQLFKLEPENEGNHVLLSDVYASSGNWENAVLARKYSKDSGAMKDMGKSWV from the coding sequence ATGGGCATTTGGTTTAACCATCATGTTATAAATCAGAGTACCAAATCTCTTACTGTTGTATGCTCAGGATTTTATTTTGCTGCTCGTTCTTTTTGTAACAAGCTGAACCATAGAATTGCCTTGAAGGATAAAAGGCTAGTTAGGTTTGACAGGAATTCGAGTGATGTGTTTGCTCTGCATGAACTTTTACAACAGTGTTCAAAGAGGACGTCCCTCTTGGTTGGTAAAGTCTGTCATTGTTTAGCCATTCATTTTGGTCTGGTAACTGATACAATCATGTGCAATATTCTCATCAACTTGTATACAAAATGTGGTCAGAATGGTTGTGCTCGTCATGTTTTTGATGCAATGCCTGTCAGAAGTGTAGTATCATGGAATACCATGATTGCTGGGTATACTCGTAATGGAGAGGATGTACAAGCTCTGAAGCTTTTTTCAATGATGCACCGAGAAGGGACACAGATGAGTGAATTTACCTTATCTAGCACTCTCTGTGCATGTGCTGCGAAATATGCTACCATCGAATGCAAACAGTTACACACTATTGCCATTAAGCTTGCACTGGACTCCAACAGTTTTGTTGGAACTGcagttcttgatgtttatgcAAAATGTAATATGATTAAGGATGCCTACTGGGTTTTTGAGAAGATGCCTGAGAAAACTGCAGTTACATGGAGTTCATTGTTTGCAGGACTCGTGCAAAATGGTCTTCACGAAGAGGCATTGCGTTTATTGCAGAGTTCACAAAGGAAGGGAATACAATTGACTGAATTCACTCTTTCTGCTATGCTCAGTACATGTGCAAGCTTAGCATTGATAATCGAAGGAACACAGCTGCATGCAGTTAATGTCAAGTATGGTTTTCATGGTAACTTCTTTGTGGCGTCATCTCTTGTGGATGTCTATGCAAGGTGTGGGCAGATTGAGAAAGCTTATGCAGTATTTGCTGATATGGAACATAAGAATGTCGTCCTATGGAATGCAATGATTGCTAGTTTTACTAGGCATGGCCATTCTTGGGAAGTGATGATTCTCTTTGAGAAAATGCAGCAGGTAGGGATTTTTCCAAATGAAGTTACTTACCTCTCCATGTTGTCAGCGTGCAGTCATGCAGGTTTAGTTGAAGAGGCCCGCCGCTACTTTAGCCTGCTAATTTCTGATCAGACTGTTGAACCTAATGCCCTTCACTATTCTTGTATGATTGATGTTTTGGGGCGATGTGGGAACACTGATGAGGCTTGGGAATTGATTCAGCAAATGCCATTTGAACCAACAATTTCTATGTGGGGATCTTTGCTTGGGTCATGCCGGAAGTACAGGCATGTTAGATTAGCCAGAATAGCAGCTGAACAGCTTTTCAAACTTGAACCTGAAAATGAAGGGAACCATGTTTTGCTCTCAGATGTATATGCTTCCAGTGGAAACTGGGAGAATGCTGTGTTGGCAAGGAAGTATTCGAAGGATAGTGGTGCAATGAAAGATATGGGCAAGAGTTGGGTCTAG